TGAACATTTCTTCAGTTATGTAGCTTCCATTGGCTTCTTTTAATTGCTAACGATTCTCATATAGCAGCGAAAAGATTCTAAAGTAATCAGGTCCAAGTAATATATAGAACTGAACATTTCTTCAGTTATGTAGCTTCCATTGGCTTCTTTTAATTGCTACAAATTCTCATATAGCAGCGAAAAGATTTTAATTTTTGCGAGGGAGCAAAGACAGATTAACAATACACAAGACTAAACATAGACTAAGTCATAAACAAGTTACTACTCCTACCTAACTTGTTATCTTTGAATGGAACTAAATAATAGAAAAATGAAATCGCATGACTTACATAGATCAGTCCTCCCCTGTCAGCCTTTTTGgatttcatcaaacaccttgtaGGCACAAAGAAACAAAACCTGCACAAACAAAGATGAGAAGCATTGGATTGGAAGAAACGGGGAGGAAAGAAGAGAAGAGTGGCTTACATGGATTTTTCTTCTACATCTTCTGATCCATGGCTGACAAAAATATGAGAGATTCATCTTGGCTTTGCCTTTCTGCTGAGGATGCCGGTGCCGTGGACCATCCCAGACCGTCAACACCTGCCTTGACCCGGCCACTGCTCCCACCGGCACTCGGGCTCGCCACCAAAGTTACTACGCAGACAGCAAACTTTGCTCGTCCGCGGAACAAAATATAATTCGTCATTTATATGGGCATAGTACAATACTGCACAAGTAGCAAAAAACCAAGCACCAAGAACCTCCTGGATAAACAACAGAAACAACCAAGAAGCACTCACTTTTCAAGTCAATGGACTAAAAATATATAACTGTGCATGCAGAAAAATTGAACTCCCATGCATTGCAAAACTGACCACATTCTGAATCCATTTTCAGATGAGAAGCACCAAAAAATATTCCTAGTGAAGTATCATCACAAAAATGGCGATGGTAAGTGGAAAAGACAAAGTCTACACAATTGTAATCTATGAAAAACTGGAGCAACTAAATTTCAATGATCGATGATAGTGCAAATGACATATTATGCCATTTTGAAAACCATCCAGATAAATGAGAACTGGTTGTTTTGCCTATCAAGAAAATTCTAAATGAGAGGTTATGATATCAGATTCACTGACTGCAAAAAGCATGGAAGGTACAATGCAGCACAAAGGAATGGAATTTACCAAATTTCAATCACTTTGAGAAGGCCTGGCAGGTAGTAATGAGCGTTGTTGCTCACGGCGCAGCGATCGCGAGCCGAGACGCCTTCCTGGCTGGCTAGTAAAGAAAAGTGTGTATTGCCAGCCATAGGCAATGAGATCATTCAAACCGCGTGCGTCTAGTCGACGACCATATCATGACCCAAAGATAGCAGTGATTTTCGAGTCGGCGGCCATATGAACCATACATAGCAGCGAGCATCCAGCGAACGACCATATAAATTAATGATTGAAAAGAAAATTCATGAGGTGTCACCGGCAATAGAACCTACAACccacaaagtaaaacctgccacCAGTGGCAAGACGGCAAGACTAATTAAAGCTTGAAAAGAAAATTCATGAGGTGTCACCGGCAATAAGAATCTACACCccacaaagtaaaacctgccacCAGCGGCAAGACGGCAAGACTACCGAGCAAAGAAATTCTGTAATTCTAATGAAACCAAGATCTTAAGCCCGATGAGTCCTTCAAACTGAACCAAAACCAGTAAACCTGCAAATCAATTAacatcacaagaggcaatatGTTAGCAAATCCATTAATTTGATATCAATTGTATTAGTGCCATTACTTGTACAGTAGATATCAAATGAAGTGGAAGTCACTCAAAATCAGCACATGTGCGTAATAAAAGTCAGCAGCCCATCACCTGCAATATAGAACATACTTGGAGAGGAAGATGCCCAGGACGCAAGGAGGGGAGAAGAGAAGGTTTCTCTCGCTGCCGTTCCGGCCGACGCCCCACAGGCCTCTGCTACCCTTCCAGCCGCCGCCACGCCCACCAGGCCCCCGTCGACGGATCCATGCCGTCGACATCTGCCTTAACCCGGCCTTAAGAATTTCAAAAAGATCTCTTCTCTTTGCTGTCATTCCTCCTAAATTCAGAATGGTCATACTGAAGAGCACTCATTCTTTTAGCACAAACTAATGGGAAAAACTGGATGTGGCTAGAGGAGGTGCCTCACCTTGAACCGGCGCACAGATCGCCGCCGCCTAGCACGAGTGCCTTGTCCGGAGAGGAGGCCCGGGCCTCTAACGATGCCATCACCAACTCCACGGGCTGAGGCCAAGGCCGGGGCCAAATCCaggcgtcctcctcctcctcctcatgcatcttcctccttcctctcctcGCTCACCTCACGCCTCACGGCCAGCGCGCTGGCGCCGACGGGGAGAGGAGAGGAGCCGAAGGCcgtggcctcctcctcctcatgcGTCTGTCCTGTCCCTCTCCTCGCTCTCCGCACTCCGCGACCCACGCACTCGCACCGATGGGGAGAGGAGAGGACCTGGCGGCGGCAAGAGGAGGACAGGAGGTAGGGTCCGGCACGGGGCAGAGGAGAGCGGTGCCGGCGACGCGGCGGCTAGGAGGAGGGAGGTCGAGGAGCATGGGGTAGAGGGGAGGAGTGCCGGCGGCGCGGGGACGCGGGTTAGGTCGCTCTCATGCGGGGGCGGGCGACGGCTAGGGTTTCTCCATTGCGGCGGGTGAGCTTTATATACCTGTACGTGAAATTACTAAAATGCCCTCGGCGGGGCACGGAAATAACAGGCGGTGGCAGAAGTACTGTTCATGGCAAATTAGAGGCGACGTGGCCACCTTCATCCTGCCTATGACTTCTTGAGGGTTTATATGTTCAATACCCCATATGAGGGTTAGATCAATACAACATACAACAACACAATATTCAGCCATCCAATATTTTtcacatggtatcagagccaagaggtcttgagttcaagacccgGCTGGCGCAATTAAATTGCAGCCCACTTTCGGTCCACGTTTAGGCCTGAGGGACCTACACGTGAGGGAGAGTGTTGACGTATAATGTGCTGCCTAGTCTCTTCCATCAGAtcggtcttttggttgcattggctagagcatgcacAAGATGGACACCTAGCGTCCTCTGACAGACTTTTTTGCAAGACGCGACCTCGACGACGGCATTGACCGCATCATCCACGACGGCACGACTGCATCGACACGGCGTCACTACAGTGATGACCCTACACAGCCACACGGTTCTGGCAAAACCAATGTGTGCTCGATGGGCTTCCTCCGGTCTTGGCAAAACTGGTGGACTCATCGCCGACGGCACCCTCTGACATCCGCAAGGTGCATCGTCCATGACTGCAGCTTCATCATCTACAACATAGCGCGTTTTTTGCGCCTCCGGCTTTGTGTGGCTTCATCATCCACGACGACTACACCATCGACCACGGCTACATCACCATGATAGGCTACCTCGACATCGACATTAATGGCTTGGtgttggggatataccccgcggtatgacccggccggatatATGACCCGGTTGGGACTTGGCGTTTCATTTGTAACCCGCCGGAGGATTGGCAACTCACGTgtctggcggctcactggtctgacgactcacgagcctgaagactcattggtgacccggcgggtgtttcagatggatgacaaggcccaaggcccagaagtccggctcatgttatggtgggcggGCTTAAGAGGAAAGtcataaggaatattctcctataaaggaagcaagactaggactccacttgtaaagagtaatcctaatcctactaggactagtcatgtaacccgctgaaggaaatatgccctagaggcaataataaatttattatttatttccttatttcatgataaatgtttattattcatgctagaattgtattaaccagaaacataatacatgtgtgaatacatagacaaacaaagtgtcactagtatgcctctacttgactaactcgttaatcaaagatggttaagtttcctagccattgacatgagttgtcatttgattaacgggatcacatcattaggagaatgatgtgattgacttgacctattccgttagcttagcactcgatcgtttagtatgttgctattgctttcttcatgacttatacatgttcctatgactatgagatcatgcaactcccgtttaccggagaaacactttgtgtgctaccaaacgtcacaacgtaactgggtgattataaaggtgctctacaggtgtctccaaaggtacttgttgggttggcgtatttcgagattaggatttgtcactccgattgtcggagaggtatctctgggcccactcggtaatgcacatcactataagccttgcaagcattgcaactaatgagttagttgcgggatgatgtattacggaacgagtaaagagacttgccggtaacgagattgaactgggtatagagatacctacgatcgaatctcgggcaagtaacataccgatgacaaagggaacaacgtatgttgttatgcggtctgaccgataaagatgttggtagaatatgtaggagccaatatgggcatccaggtcccactattggttattgacaagagaggtgcctcggtcatgtctacatagttctcgaacccatagggtccgcacgcttaacgttcgttgacgatatagtactatgagttatgtatgttggtgaccgaatgttgttcggagttttggatgagatcacagatatgacgaggaactccggaatggtccggaagtaaagattgatatgtggatagtagtgtttgatctccggaaaggttccggaatccattggaaggggttccggatgtttcccgaaatgtttgggcacgagaacactttatctgggccaaaggggaaagcccacaaggtttttggaaagcgcaaaaggaagttttgtgaagtccaggggccagacgccagggtccctggcatctcggtccagacgccgggaaccctggcgtctggccctggagtccgagaaggacaattgcctttcgggtgaaaccgactttgtggaggcttttactccaagtttcaaccccaaggctcaacatataaatagaggggtagggctagcacccaagatacatcaagaaacaccaagccgtgtgacggcaaccccgtctcctctagtttatcctccgtcatagttttcgtagtgcttaggcgaagccctgcgaagattgttcttcaccaacaccgtcaccacgccgtcgtgctgccggaactcatctactacttcccccctcttgctggatcgagaaggcgaggacgtcaccgagccgaacgtgtgcagaactcggaggtgccgtgctttcggtacttggatcggtcggatcgtgaagacgtacgactacatgaaccgcgttgatataacgcttccgcttacggtctacgagggtacgtagacaacactctcccctctcattgctatggatcaccatgatcttgcgtgtgcgtaggaattttttaaattactacgttccccaacattggcatccgagccaggttttatgcgtagatgttatatgcacgagtagaacacaagtgagttgtgggcgatacaagtcatacttcttaccagcatgtcacactttggttcggcggtattgtgggatgaagcggcccggaccgacattacgcgtacgcttacgcgagacttgttctaccgacgtgctttgcacacaggtggctggcgggtgtcagtttctccaactttagttgaaccgagtgtggctacgcccggtccttgagaaggttaaaacaacactaacttgacgaactatcgttgtggtttttgatgcgtaggtaagaacggttcttgcttagcccgtagcagccacgtaaaacttgcaacaacaaagtagaggacgtctaaattgtttttgcagggcatgttgtgatgtgatatggtcaaggcatgatgctatattttattgtatgagatgatcatgttttgtaactgagttatcggcaactggcaggagccatatggctgtcgctttattgtatgcaatgcaatcgccctgtaattgctttactttatcactaagcggtagcgatagtcgtagaagcaatagttggcgagacgacaacgatgctacgatggagatcaaggtgtcgtgccggtgacgatggtgatcttgacggtgcttcggagatggagatcacaagcac
This genomic window from Aegilops tauschii subsp. strangulata cultivar AL8/78 chromosome 4, Aet v6.0, whole genome shotgun sequence contains:
- the LOC120963108 gene encoding uncharacterized protein — translated: MHEEEEEDAWIWPRPWPQPVELVMASLEARASSPDKALVLGGGDLCAGSSMTILNLGGMTAKRRDLFEILKAGLRQMSTAWIRRRGPGGRGGGWKGSRGLWGVGRNGSERNLLFSPPCVLGIFLSKFTGFGSV